A DNA window from Pogona vitticeps strain Pit_001003342236 chromosome 2, PviZW2.1, whole genome shotgun sequence contains the following coding sequences:
- the LOC144587251 gene encoding uncharacterized protein LOC144587251: MSQSEPRLKCGDRFRPVTLVQFKELTLGKNHTKNMECEKSFSGRRNLCSHRRTHTGKKPYECMECGKSFSRTDKLRSHERTHTGEKPHKCMECGKSFSQSGHLRAHQRTHTGEKPHKCMECGKSFSDIGQLRVHQRTHTGEKPHKCMECGKSFSQSGHLRAHQRTHTGEKPHKCMECGKSFSDIGQLRVHQKTHTGEKPHKCMECGKSFSRSDALKSHRRTHTGEEPHKCMECGKSFSRSDALKSHQRTHTGEKPHKCIECGKSFSRSDALKSHQRSHTGEKPHKCMECGKSFSDIGQLRVHQRTHTGEKPHKCMECGKSFSQSCHLRAHQRTHTGEKPHKCMECGKSFSDSGHLRSHQRTHTGEKPHKCMECGKSFSRSDALKSHQRTHTGEKPHKCMECGKSFSHSGKLRLHQRTHTGKKPHK; this comes from the coding sequence aTGAGCCAGAGTGAGCCACGCCTGAAGTGTGGAGATAGATTCAGACCAGTTACgctagttcagtttaaagaactcaccctggggaaaaatcacacaaaaaacatggaatgtgaaaagagtttcagcgggagaagaaatctgtgttcacatcgaagaactcacacGGGGAAGAAACcgtatgaatgcatggaatgtggaaaaagctttagtcgcACTGATAaacttaggtcacatgaaaggacccacactggggagaaaccacataaatgcatggaatgtggaaagagctttagtcagagtggtcatcttagggcacaccaaaggacccacactggggagaaaccacataaatgcatggaatgtggaaagagcttcagtgacattggtcagcttagggtacatcaaaggacccacactggggagaaaccacataaatgcatggaatgtggaaagagctttagtcagagcggTCATCTTAGGGCACaccaaaggacccacactggggagaaaccacataaatgcatggaatgtggaaagagctttagtgacattggtcagcttagggtacatcaaaagacccacactggtgagaaaccacataaatgcatggaatgtgggaagagctttagtcgcagtgatgcccttaaaTCGCATcgaaggacccacactggggaggaaccacataaatgcatggaatgtgggaagagctttagtcgcagtgatgcccttaaatcgcatcaaaggacccacactggggagaaaccacataaatgcatagaatgtggaaagagctttagtcgcagtgatgcccttaaaTCACATCAAAggagccacactggggagaaaccacataaatgcatggaatgtggaaagagcttcagtgacattggtcagcttagggtacatcaaaggacccacactggggagaaaccacataaatgcatggaatgtggaaagagctttagtcagagctgTCATCTTAGGGCACaccaaaggacccacactggggagaaaccacataaatgcatggaatgtggaaagagctttagtgacagtGGTCACctcaggtcacatcaaaggacacacactggggagaaaccacataaatgcatggaatgtggaaagagctttagtcgcagtgatgcccttaaatcacatcaaaggacccacactggggagaaaccacataaatgcatggaatgtggaaagagcttcagtcacagtggtaagcttaggttacatcaaaggacacatactgggaagaaaccacataaatga